From Citricoccus sp. SGAir0253, a single genomic window includes:
- a CDS encoding MFS transporter codes for MTLAPPQQAQTTMPSPTPVDTGDPRHWSARRRTRYAWMLTGLLLFLMMLSWADKAVLGIAAVPLMKELGITPEQFGLVSSAMFLTFGLAQLVAAPLANKIRAKTLLFVMCLIWSLSVMPVVVFATLPALWVSRLALGAGEGPLAPVLMHAIYKWFPSKKGATPAAVASSGVTLGIVAFAPVLAWVITQHGWRTAFVALAVVGVVWCAVWMWLGKEGPYTSLAVEREIEGTPVAAMDPGATRVSEEKVPFFRTIANPTWIFAVLASFFGYWTFTLAMSWGPAYFQNVMGFSGQQAGSLIALPALWGVVATIGLNAMIQRLDQRGVPSRRSRGWTLGLAGTLAGLSLLASTLVASPVLALVLMSLGFGTAPALFAITYLIVGELTTISQRGAHLNVANAVLTAGGVFAPAVGGFLIGQAVTPAAGYQVAFQVTAVLLTVFGVLALVFVNQQRQRRRLGIEA; via the coding sequence ATGACCCTGGCCCCACCCCAACAGGCGCAGACCACCATGCCGAGCCCCACGCCCGTCGACACCGGCGACCCGCGCCACTGGTCCGCGCGCCGGCGCACGCGGTACGCGTGGATGCTGACGGGCCTGCTGCTGTTCCTCATGATGCTGAGCTGGGCGGACAAGGCGGTGCTCGGCATCGCGGCCGTGCCGCTGATGAAGGAACTGGGCATCACCCCCGAGCAGTTCGGGCTGGTCTCCAGCGCCATGTTCCTGACCTTCGGGCTCGCGCAGCTCGTGGCCGCCCCGCTGGCCAACAAGATCCGGGCCAAGACGCTGCTGTTCGTGATGTGCCTGATCTGGTCCCTGTCCGTGATGCCCGTGGTCGTCTTCGCCACCCTGCCCGCCCTGTGGGTCAGCCGCCTGGCCCTCGGCGCGGGCGAGGGCCCGCTGGCCCCGGTCCTGATGCACGCGATCTACAAGTGGTTCCCCTCCAAGAAGGGCGCGACGCCGGCCGCGGTCGCCTCCTCCGGGGTGACGCTGGGCATCGTGGCCTTCGCCCCGGTCCTCGCCTGGGTCATCACCCAGCACGGCTGGCGGACCGCGTTCGTGGCCCTGGCCGTCGTCGGCGTGGTGTGGTGCGCCGTCTGGATGTGGCTGGGCAAGGAGGGCCCCTACACGTCCCTGGCCGTGGAGCGGGAGATCGAGGGCACCCCGGTGGCGGCCATGGATCCCGGCGCGACGCGCGTCAGCGAGGAGAAGGTGCCGTTCTTCCGCACCATCGCGAACCCGACCTGGATCTTCGCGGTGCTGGCGTCCTTCTTCGGCTACTGGACCTTCACCCTGGCCATGTCCTGGGGCCCGGCCTACTTCCAGAACGTCATGGGCTTCTCCGGCCAGCAGGCCGGCTCGCTCATCGCCCTGCCCGCCCTGTGGGGCGTGGTGGCGACGATCGGACTGAACGCCATGATCCAGCGCCTGGACCAGCGCGGCGTGCCGAGCCGGCGCTCGCGCGGCTGGACCCTCGGCCTGGCGGGCACCCTGGCCGGGCTGTCCCTGCTGGCCTCCACGCTCGTCGCCTCCCCCGTGCTGGCCCTGGTCCTGATGAGCCTCGGCTTCGGCACCGCCCCGGCGCTGTTCGCCATCACCTACCTGATCGTCGGTGAGCTGACGACGATCTCCCAGCGCGGGGCGCACCTGAACGTCGCCAACGCCGTCCTGACGGCCGGTGGCGTCTTCGCCCCGGCCGTGGGGGGCTTCCTCATCGGCCAGGCCGTGACGCCGGCCGCCGGCTACCAGGTGGCCTTCCAGGTCACCGCCGTGCTGCTGACGGTGTTCGGCGTGCTGGCCCTCGTGTTCGTCAACCAGCAGCGCCAGCGGCGCAGGCTGGGCATCGAGGCCTGA
- a CDS encoding cytochrome P450 produces MTVTMTPTSVVSLPDDPFTLENISNPYPLHEKLREAGPVVWLEKHGCYAVTRYEWVYEILTDFESYCSSGGLGPKDIRKEAEWRPPSILESDPPTHTVMRRGLAGVISPSTMRRLREQFAPFAEELAEEVAGRGEVDGIVDIAERYPLKVFPDAVGLRPDGRENLLPYGSMVFNAFGADNDIRAAAFEEGERVAAWIMDSCERENLTTTGLGADIWKVADEGRIEPQQATLLVRALLSAGVDTTIFGIGNTLYNLARHPEQWEKLKAKPQLAKFAVDEALRLESPFQMFHRTSTVDTEIGGVHIPADSKVLLFMGAANRDPRKWGEDADVFDLDRNASGHVAFGMGLHQCVGQPIARAEIELMLQALIKRVDRIEPTGEATPWIHNVLRGFARMPLRLVPKA; encoded by the coding sequence ATGACCGTCACCATGACCCCCACCAGCGTCGTCTCCCTGCCGGACGACCCCTTCACCCTCGAGAACATCTCGAACCCCTACCCGCTGCACGAGAAGCTGCGCGAGGCCGGCCCCGTGGTGTGGCTGGAGAAGCACGGCTGCTACGCCGTCACCCGCTACGAGTGGGTCTACGAGATCCTCACGGACTTCGAGTCCTACTGCTCGTCTGGCGGCCTCGGCCCCAAGGACATCCGCAAGGAGGCCGAGTGGCGCCCGCCGTCGATCCTCGAGTCCGACCCGCCCACGCACACCGTGATGCGCCGCGGGCTGGCCGGGGTCATCTCCCCGTCCACCATGCGCCGGCTGCGCGAGCAGTTCGCCCCCTTCGCCGAGGAGCTGGCCGAGGAGGTCGCCGGCCGCGGTGAGGTGGACGGCATCGTGGACATCGCCGAGCGCTACCCGCTCAAGGTGTTCCCGGACGCCGTGGGCCTGCGCCCGGACGGCCGCGAGAACCTGCTGCCCTACGGCTCCATGGTCTTCAACGCCTTCGGCGCGGACAACGACATCCGCGCCGCGGCGTTCGAGGAGGGCGAACGGGTGGCCGCCTGGATCATGGACAGCTGCGAGCGGGAGAACCTGACCACGACCGGCCTCGGCGCGGACATCTGGAAGGTCGCGGACGAGGGCCGGATCGAGCCCCAGCAGGCCACCCTGCTGGTCCGGGCGCTGCTGTCCGCCGGCGTGGACACCACGATCTTCGGCATCGGCAACACGCTGTACAACCTGGCCAGGCACCCCGAGCAGTGGGAGAAGCTCAAGGCCAAGCCGCAGCTGGCCAAGTTCGCGGTGGACGAGGCGCTGCGCCTGGAGTCCCCGTTCCAGATGTTCCACCGCACCAGCACCGTGGACACCGAGATCGGCGGCGTGCACATCCCCGCGGACTCGAAGGTCCTGCTGTTCATGGGCGCCGCGAACCGCGACCCGCGCAAGTGGGGCGAGGACGCGGACGTGTTCGACCTGGACCGCAACGCCTCGGGCCACGTGGCCTTCGGCATGGGCCTGCACCAGTGCGTGGGCCAGCCGATCGCCCGCGCCGAGATCGAGCTCATGCTGCAGGCGCTCATCAAGCGCGTGGACCGGATCGAGCCGACCGGCGAGGCCACCCCGTGGATCCACAACGTGCTGCGCGGCTTCGCGCGCATGCCGCTGCGGCTGGTCCCGAAGGCCTGA
- a CDS encoding aldehyde dehydrogenase family protein: MTATYEVIDPATLEPVGDVPLHQPEDVERAITAAQGAGRAWAADREARRAALRSAADAVDAEAGDLGRILSLEQGKVLAEAVQEFRVAAGLLRHYADLDWAQSETLPPRDGRQVQVQYAPVGLVGAITPWNFPISLLAVKLAPALVAGCTVVAKPSPSTPMSTRALAEVLNRFLPEGVLQVVTGRGVLSRALSEMPGVRKISFTGSTEIGAAIMAQAAPTVKKVTLELGGNDPAIVLPDADLEVTAQRIVASAFRNAGQVCMAVKRVYAPRELGGALTEALVAAAAALRVGHGVAEGTTMGPMHTSGQQQLVKDYVAQAVAQGGRIAHGGEHGTSLPGYFLEPTIVADAPAGSELVSCEQFGAALPVVAYDDLDATIEALNAQEFGLGASVWSPDLHRAHEVASRLEVGTAWINQHTVVELDAPFGGWKGSGLGRERGRWGLEEYLEPRTVNARAHTD, encoded by the coding sequence GTGACCGCCACGTATGAAGTCATAGACCCGGCCACCCTGGAGCCGGTGGGAGACGTGCCCCTGCACCAGCCCGAGGACGTCGAGCGCGCCATCACCGCCGCCCAGGGGGCCGGGCGGGCGTGGGCCGCGGACCGCGAGGCGCGCCGGGCGGCCCTGCGGTCCGCCGCCGACGCCGTGGACGCGGAGGCCGGGGACCTCGGGCGCATCCTGTCCCTCGAGCAGGGCAAGGTGCTGGCCGAGGCCGTGCAGGAGTTCCGCGTGGCCGCGGGGCTGCTGCGCCACTACGCGGACCTCGACTGGGCCCAGTCCGAGACGCTGCCCCCGCGCGACGGTCGGCAGGTCCAGGTCCAGTACGCCCCCGTGGGACTCGTCGGGGCCATCACCCCGTGGAACTTCCCCATCTCCCTACTGGCCGTGAAGCTGGCCCCCGCCCTCGTGGCGGGCTGCACCGTGGTCGCCAAGCCCTCGCCGTCCACCCCGATGTCCACCCGGGCCCTGGCCGAGGTGCTCAACCGCTTCCTCCCGGAGGGCGTGCTGCAGGTCGTCACGGGCCGCGGCGTGCTGTCCCGTGCGCTGTCCGAGATGCCCGGCGTCCGGAAGATCTCCTTCACCGGATCCACCGAGATCGGCGCGGCGATCATGGCCCAGGCCGCGCCCACCGTGAAGAAGGTGACCCTCGAGCTCGGCGGCAACGACCCGGCGATCGTCCTGCCGGACGCCGACCTCGAGGTCACCGCGCAGCGGATCGTGGCCTCCGCCTTCCGCAACGCCGGCCAGGTCTGCATGGCCGTCAAGCGGGTGTACGCGCCCCGGGAACTGGGCGGCGCGCTGACGGAGGCGCTCGTGGCCGCGGCCGCGGCCCTGCGCGTGGGCCACGGCGTGGCCGAGGGCACCACGATGGGCCCCATGCACACCAGCGGGCAGCAGCAGCTGGTGAAGGACTACGTGGCCCAGGCGGTCGCGCAGGGCGGGCGCATCGCCCACGGCGGTGAGCACGGCACGTCCCTGCCGGGATACTTCCTCGAGCCGACGATCGTGGCCGACGCCCCGGCCGGCTCGGAGCTCGTTTCCTGTGAGCAGTTCGGTGCCGCCCTGCCCGTGGTCGCCTACGACGACCTGGACGCCACGATCGAGGCCCTCAATGCCCAGGAGTTCGGCCTGGGCGCCTCCGTCTGGTCCCCGGACCTGCACCGCGCCCACGAGGTCGCCTCCCGGCTGGAGGTCGGCACCGCGTGGATCAACCAGCACACCGTCGTGGAGCTGGACGCGCCCTTCGGCGGCTGGAAGGGCTCGGGCCTGGGCCGCGAGCGCGGGCGCTGGGGCCTCGAGGAGTACCTCGAGCCGCGCACCGTCAACGCCCGGGCGCACACGGACTGA
- a CDS encoding coniferyl-alcohol dehydrogenase: MNLDGQTLVVTGVASGIGAATAALLQRGSATVVGVDRNIPDAFAGTFVQGDLSTPEGVAAVADQVPAGIHGLLNIAGVPGTAPWQTVLAVNVFGVRDLTRLLLPKIADGGAVVNLASNVAAGWAERREEVARFVQAADAAEAIAAVADDPEVTGNSYRFSKECVRWLTQVQASENLGRVRVNSVSPGPVQTPILEDFKKDHGREKVEGAVSLLGRAGQPEDIAAAIAFLLSPQAAWLNGTDLCVDGGLLAHRSVTAMAPAAA, translated from the coding sequence ATGAACCTCGATGGGCAGACCCTCGTCGTCACCGGCGTCGCCTCGGGCATCGGCGCGGCCACCGCGGCGCTGCTGCAGCGCGGCAGCGCCACGGTCGTCGGCGTGGACCGCAACATCCCCGACGCCTTCGCCGGGACCTTCGTCCAGGGCGACCTCTCCACGCCCGAAGGCGTGGCCGCCGTCGCCGACCAGGTGCCCGCCGGGATCCACGGCCTGTTGAACATCGCCGGGGTGCCCGGCACCGCGCCGTGGCAGACGGTCCTGGCCGTCAACGTCTTCGGCGTCCGGGACCTGACCCGCCTGCTGCTGCCGAAGATCGCCGACGGCGGCGCCGTCGTCAACCTGGCCTCGAACGTCGCCGCCGGCTGGGCCGAGCGCCGGGAGGAGGTGGCCCGCTTCGTCCAGGCCGCCGACGCCGCCGAGGCGATCGCCGCCGTCGCCGACGACCCGGAGGTCACCGGGAACTCGTACCGCTTCTCCAAGGAGTGCGTGCGCTGGCTGACCCAGGTGCAGGCGTCCGAGAACCTGGGCCGGGTCCGGGTCAACTCGGTCAGCCCCGGGCCGGTGCAGACGCCCATCCTCGAGGACTTCAAGAAGGACCACGGCCGGGAGAAGGTCGAGGGCGCGGTCTCCCTGCTCGGCCGCGCCGGCCAGCCGGAGGACATCGCCGCGGCGATCGCCTTCCTGCTCAGCCCGCAGGCGGCCTGGCTCAACGGCACCGACCTGTGCGTGGACGGTGGGCTGTTGGCCCACCGGTCCGTCACCGCGATGGCCCCCGCGGCCGCCTGA
- a CDS encoding NAD(P)-dependent oxidoreductase: MSEIGFLGAGAMGEPMAARLRGAGHDVLVGARRPERARELRDAGFAVGTLAEALARPVVVSCLRDAAAVREVFLGSDGGPAGSAVEARPDGGPGPVGADGTGGPTPALRAGLVIEHATVDPATSRAVAAALAARGVLYVDAPVSGGPAGAATGTLVAMCGGTDAALAAARPYLEATCARIVPVGGPGAGVALKIVNQLLVAAHSVAAAEAAALVRVLGVDPDAALEALMGGWAASRRLELQFTDAVRGSVRPDGAGLEKFLKDLDLADEALAGAGVESTLLPGIRRTWEAAAAAHPEAGFAALAEAYGAGAGGSAEPADGGGQEEPA; the protein is encoded by the coding sequence ATGAGCGAGATCGGGTTCCTCGGGGCCGGGGCGATGGGCGAGCCCATGGCCGCCCGCCTGCGTGGGGCCGGGCACGACGTGCTCGTCGGCGCGCGCCGGCCCGAACGGGCGCGGGAACTGCGGGACGCGGGGTTCGCCGTGGGGACGCTCGCGGAGGCGCTCGCCCGCCCCGTCGTGGTCAGCTGCCTGCGGGACGCGGCGGCGGTGCGGGAGGTCTTCCTCGGGTCCGACGGCGGCCCGGCCGGGTCGGCGGTCGAGGCACGTCCGGACGGCGGTCCAGGACCGGTCGGGGCGGACGGAACGGGCGGCCCGACCCCGGCGCTGCGGGCCGGACTGGTCATCGAGCACGCGACGGTGGACCCGGCGACGTCGCGGGCGGTGGCGGCGGCCCTGGCCGCGCGCGGGGTGTTGTACGTCGACGCGCCCGTCTCCGGCGGCCCGGCCGGTGCCGCCACCGGGACGCTGGTGGCCATGTGCGGCGGGACGGACGCGGCGCTCGCCGCGGCCCGGCCCTACCTCGAGGCCACGTGCGCGCGGATCGTGCCCGTCGGCGGGCCGGGGGCGGGCGTGGCCCTCAAGATCGTCAACCAGTTGCTCGTCGCGGCGCACTCGGTGGCCGCGGCCGAGGCGGCGGCGCTGGTCCGGGTCCTGGGCGTCGACCCGGACGCGGCGCTGGAGGCCCTCATGGGCGGCTGGGCGGCCTCGCGGCGCCTGGAGCTGCAGTTCACCGACGCGGTCCGCGGCTCCGTCCGGCCCGACGGCGCGGGGCTGGAGAAGTTCCTCAAGGACCTGGACCTCGCGGACGAGGCCCTGGCCGGGGCCGGCGTCGAGAGCACCCTGCTGCCCGGGATCCGCCGCACGTGGGAGGCCGCCGCCGCCGCGCACCCCGAGGCGGGGTTCGCGGCCCTGGCCGAGGCGTACGGGGCGGGGGCCGGCGGGTCAGCCGAGCCAGCTGATGGCGGCGGCCAGGAGGAACCCGCCTGA
- a CDS encoding ZIP family metal transporter produces the protein MTGMLTAAGWGLFAGAALLVGAAVAWFIRVPPKVVGSVMAFGSGVLVSAVAFELFEEAARTGGLWSAVLGFAGGAAAYMLANMVLARYGARHRKRSQDQQPSRGEQSGSGLAIALGALLDGIPESLVLGISLLGGGGVSAAVVAAVFISNLPEGLSSAAGMKKAGRGAGYVFGVWGTIALVSAVSAGAGYLLLGSAPDGVIGAITAIAGGAILTMIADTMIPEAFEITHAWTGLITSGGFLLAAAISWLG, from the coding sequence ATGACCGGGATGCTCACCGCCGCCGGCTGGGGGCTGTTCGCCGGGGCGGCCCTGCTCGTCGGGGCCGCCGTCGCCTGGTTCATCCGGGTCCCGCCCAAGGTCGTCGGCTCGGTCATGGCCTTCGGCTCCGGCGTGCTGGTCTCCGCCGTGGCCTTCGAGCTGTTCGAGGAGGCCGCCCGCACCGGCGGGCTGTGGTCCGCGGTGCTCGGCTTCGCCGGCGGCGCGGCCGCGTACATGCTCGCCAACATGGTCCTGGCCCGCTACGGCGCCCGGCACCGCAAGCGCTCGCAGGACCAGCAGCCCTCCCGGGGCGAGCAGTCCGGCAGCGGGCTGGCCATCGCCCTCGGCGCCCTGCTGGACGGGATCCCGGAGTCCCTCGTGCTGGGCATCAGCCTGCTCGGCGGCGGCGGGGTCAGCGCCGCCGTGGTGGCCGCCGTCTTCATCTCCAACCTGCCCGAGGGCCTGTCCAGCGCCGCCGGCATGAAGAAGGCCGGCCGCGGCGCGGGGTACGTGTTCGGGGTGTGGGGAACCATCGCGCTCGTCAGCGCCGTGTCCGCGGGCGCCGGCTACCTGCTGCTCGGCTCGGCCCCGGACGGGGTGATCGGCGCGATCACCGCGATCGCCGGCGGGGCCATCCTGACCATGATCGCGGACACCATGATCCCCGAGGCGTTCGAGATCACCCACGCCTGGACCGGGCTCATCACCTCAGGCGGGTTCCTCCTGGCCGCCGCCATCAGCTGGCTCGGCTGA
- a CDS encoding PDR/VanB family oxidoreductase, translating into MQTIPDTAALAAEAGSTGRFGHELEEVVVERLEEVAEGVRRLTLRTLDGSEFARWEPGAHIDLVLPDHVRQYSLCSPLADRSRLQVSVLHTRDSRGGSRYVHQGLAEGDVIRINGPRNNFPFVDSRKYLFIAGGIGITPILPMIEAAEAAGREWRLAYGGRSRASMAFADELVERYGDRILLFPEDEVGRIDLEGLLALPRAKMLVYACGPEPLLRVIEDYCMGWPPGVLHTERFVAASLDAGASSEPFEVELTQTGTTVTVTPDQTVLEAVEAQGVRVLSSCRGGICGTCETRVVSGEVEHRDAILSEDEKQFGDSMMVCVSRAAAGCPKLVLDL; encoded by the coding sequence ATGCAGACCATCCCTGACACCGCCGCCCTGGCCGCCGAGGCCGGGTCCACCGGCCGCTTCGGGCACGAGCTCGAGGAGGTCGTGGTCGAGCGCCTCGAGGAGGTCGCCGAGGGCGTCCGCCGCCTGACGCTGCGCACCCTGGACGGCTCGGAGTTCGCCCGCTGGGAGCCCGGGGCCCACATCGACTTGGTCCTGCCGGACCACGTGCGCCAGTACTCCCTGTGCTCCCCGCTGGCCGACCGCAGCCGCCTGCAGGTCTCCGTGCTGCACACCCGGGACTCCCGCGGCGGCTCGCGGTACGTCCACCAGGGCCTGGCCGAGGGCGACGTCATCCGGATCAACGGGCCGCGCAACAACTTCCCGTTCGTGGACTCGCGCAAGTACCTGTTCATCGCCGGGGGCATCGGGATCACCCCGATCCTGCCGATGATCGAGGCCGCCGAGGCCGCCGGCCGCGAGTGGCGGCTGGCCTACGGCGGGCGCTCGCGGGCGTCCATGGCGTTCGCGGACGAGCTCGTGGAGCGGTACGGGGACCGGATCCTGCTGTTCCCCGAGGACGAGGTGGGCCGGATCGACCTGGAGGGCCTGCTCGCCCTGCCGCGGGCCAAGATGCTCGTGTACGCGTGCGGCCCGGAGCCGCTGCTGCGCGTGATCGAGGACTACTGCATGGGCTGGCCGCCCGGGGTCCTGCACACTGAGCGCTTCGTGGCCGCGAGCCTGGACGCCGGGGCCAGCAGCGAGCCGTTCGAGGTCGAGCTGACCCAGACCGGGACCACCGTCACCGTCACCCCGGACCAGACCGTGCTCGAGGCCGTGGAGGCACAGGGCGTGCGCGTGCTGTCCTCGTGCCGCGGCGGGATCTGCGGCACCTGCGAGACCCGCGTGGTCAGCGGCGAGGTGGAGCACCGCGACGCCATCCTCAGCGAGGACGAGAAGCAGTTCGGCGACTCGATGATGGTCTGCGTCTCCCGCGCGGCCGCCGGGTGCCCCAAGCTCGTCCTCGACCTCTGA
- a CDS encoding dihydroxy-acid dehydratase, with product MSQEHIDRGGGALFRGEGQDGLLHRAFLRGEGFSAEDVRRSPVIGIATTASELNPCNAGLASLAQEVKAGVRAAGGLPLEFPTISLSEPFSRPSSMYLRNLMSMDVEEMVRASPIDGVVLLGGCDKTIPAQLMGALSAGLPAMVLAAGPRPVSCVGDNREFTVDDVWPLCEQRRVGALDDGAWAELEGGVNVGVGTCNVMGTATTMAAVAEVLGFALPGSTLPAAASRSRRAVARGTGEAIVAAVGRGEAPGTRVTLESLENAFRAITALGGSTNAVIHLEAIAGRAGLRIGRDRLDEWSRTTPVLADVRPGGRYLLEHLEAAGGVVEVLRRLGDRIHAGAPAADGRTWGEVLAATPPVLAGPDHPALRTEQDPVAPRGALRLMSGTLAPDGCVMKLAAGAPARHRARVVVFDGLEDLHARIDDPDLEVEADTVLVLRGLGMVGAPGMPEVGHLPIPARLHRQGVRDMVRISDARMSGTSTGSVVLHVSPESAVGGPLARLRTGDQVVIDAEAGTLDHCVPAAEFAAREPAPPPPLPARGFARLQARHALQPHEGCDLDFLVAVPEGTEQSAAEGDA from the coding sequence ATGTCCCAGGAGCACATCGACCGCGGCGGCGGGGCACTGTTCCGCGGCGAGGGCCAGGACGGCCTGCTGCACCGGGCGTTCCTGCGCGGGGAGGGCTTCAGCGCCGAGGACGTGCGCCGCTCCCCCGTCATCGGCATCGCCACCACCGCGAGCGAGCTCAACCCGTGCAACGCGGGGCTGGCGTCGCTCGCCCAGGAGGTCAAGGCCGGGGTCCGCGCGGCCGGCGGGCTGCCCCTGGAGTTCCCCACCATCTCGCTCTCGGAGCCGTTCTCCCGCCCCTCCAGCATGTACCTGCGCAACCTGATGTCCATGGACGTGGAGGAGATGGTGCGCGCCTCGCCCATCGACGGCGTGGTCCTGCTCGGCGGCTGCGACAAGACCATCCCCGCCCAGCTCATGGGCGCCCTCAGCGCCGGGCTGCCCGCCATGGTCCTCGCCGCCGGCCCGCGCCCCGTGTCCTGCGTCGGGGACAACCGCGAGTTCACCGTGGACGACGTGTGGCCGCTGTGCGAGCAGCGCCGGGTCGGGGCGCTCGACGACGGCGCCTGGGCCGAGCTGGAGGGCGGCGTCAACGTGGGGGTCGGGACCTGCAACGTCATGGGCACCGCGACCACCATGGCGGCGGTCGCCGAGGTGCTCGGGTTCGCCCTGCCGGGCTCGACGCTGCCGGCGGCGGCGAGCCGGTCCCGCCGCGCGGTGGCGCGGGGCACCGGGGAGGCGATCGTGGCCGCCGTCGGGCGCGGGGAGGCCCCCGGCACCCGGGTGACGCTGGAGTCCCTGGAGAACGCGTTCCGGGCGATCACGGCGCTGGGCGGGTCGACCAACGCGGTGATCCACCTCGAGGCGATCGCCGGACGGGCCGGGCTGCGGATCGGCCGGGACCGGCTGGACGAGTGGTCGCGCACCACGCCGGTGCTGGCGGACGTGCGGCCCGGCGGTCGGTACCTGCTCGAGCACCTCGAGGCCGCCGGCGGGGTGGTCGAGGTGCTGCGCCGGCTCGGTGACCGGATCCACGCCGGCGCCCCCGCCGCGGACGGGCGCACCTGGGGCGAGGTCCTGGCCGCCACTCCCCCGGTCCTCGCGGGCCCGGACCACCCGGCCCTGCGCACGGAGCAGGACCCGGTGGCACCCCGCGGCGCGCTGCGCCTGATGAGCGGCACGCTCGCCCCGGACGGCTGCGTCATGAAGCTGGCCGCCGGGGCGCCGGCGCGGCACCGGGCGCGCGTGGTGGTGTTCGACGGGCTGGAGGACCTGCACGCCCGGATCGACGACCCGGATCTGGAGGTGGAGGCGGACACCGTCCTGGTGCTGCGCGGGCTCGGCATGGTCGGGGCGCCGGGGATGCCGGAGGTCGGGCACCTGCCCATCCCGGCCCGGCTGCACCGGCAGGGGGTGCGGGACATGGTGCGGATCTCGGACGCGCGGATGAGCGGGACCTCGACCGGCTCCGTGGTGCTGCACGTCAGCCCCGAGTCCGCGGTCGGCGGGCCGCTCGCGCGGCTGCGCACCGGGGACCAGGTGGTGATCGACGCCGAGGCCGGCACGCTGGACCACTGCGTGCCCGCGGCCGAGTTCGCCGCCCGGGAGCCGGCGCCCCCGCCGCCGCTGCCCGCGCGCGGCTTCGCCCGCCTGCAGGCCCGGCACGCCCTGCAGCCGCACGAGGGCTGCGACCTGGACTTCCTGGTGGCCGTCCCGGAGGGGACCGAGCAGTCGGCGGCGGAGGGGGACGCATGA
- a CDS encoding MFS transporter: MALAVVAVLAASINLRAGIASLGPVLGDVLGALDAAGWLAGVVTAIPGLFFALMGLAAVPLARRIGLSGALTAGMVLTLLGLAVRPWVGDIWVFIVLTASVVAGIALANVLLPAWIKNHGRHRTVTLMTVYAAVLGVSGAIGPLSALPFHGGDAWRWALFVWASFAAVQVVVWVVVTARTGFDFPSLTVTPDAAGAPDAPGAAGAAGAAGVAGTGAAGAAGAGGGAGRARGSLWRAPTAVFLMAFFGLQSMNAYVQMGWLPQVYVDSGAPASVGAIALALIGALNIVGGLVMPVIISRVRNLTVFPVVFSALSAAGYLGLLFAPAAMPLLWAFLLGIGGFCFPTALALIAARSRTALVTARLSGFVQPFGYFVAAAGPLLVGILYDVTGQWTVILWALVAATVAMAITGVRAGRLGYIDDELEASAR, translated from the coding sequence GTGGCGCTGGCCGTCGTCGCCGTCCTGGCCGCGTCCATCAACCTGCGCGCGGGCATCGCCTCCCTCGGCCCCGTGCTCGGGGACGTCCTGGGCGCCCTCGACGCCGCCGGGTGGCTGGCCGGGGTGGTCACCGCCATCCCGGGGCTCTTCTTCGCGCTCATGGGCCTCGCGGCCGTGCCGCTGGCCCGACGGATCGGGCTGAGCGGGGCGCTCACCGCCGGCATGGTCCTCACCCTCCTCGGCTTGGCGGTGCGCCCCTGGGTGGGGGACATCTGGGTGTTCATCGTCCTCACGGCGTCCGTGGTGGCCGGCATCGCCCTGGCCAACGTGCTGTTGCCGGCGTGGATCAAGAACCACGGACGGCACCGCACGGTGACGCTGATGACGGTCTACGCCGCGGTGCTGGGCGTCTCGGGCGCCATCGGCCCGTTGAGCGCGCTGCCCTTCCACGGCGGGGACGCCTGGCGGTGGGCGCTGTTCGTCTGGGCGTCGTTCGCCGCCGTGCAGGTGGTCGTGTGGGTCGTCGTCACGGCGCGCACCGGCTTCGACTTCCCCTCGCTCACGGTCACGCCGGATGCGGCGGGCGCGCCGGACGCGCCGGGCGCGGCGGGCGCGGCGGGCGCGGCGGGGGTGGCCGGGACGGGCGCCGCCGGGGCGGCCGGCGCCGGTGGCGGGGCCGGCCGGGCCCGGGGGTCGCTGTGGCGGGCCCCGACGGCCGTGTTCCTCATGGCGTTCTTCGGCCTGCAGTCGATGAACGCCTACGTGCAGATGGGCTGGCTGCCGCAGGTCTACGTGGACAGCGGGGCCCCGGCGTCCGTGGGGGCGATCGCCCTGGCGCTGATCGGCGCGCTGAACATCGTCGGCGGCCTGGTCATGCCCGTCATCATCAGCCGGGTCCGCAACCTGACGGTGTTCCCCGTGGTGTTCTCCGCGCTCTCGGCCGCCGGGTACCTCGGGCTGCTGTTCGCGCCCGCGGCCATGCCGCTGCTGTGGGCGTTCCTGCTCGGCATCGGCGGCTTCTGCTTCCCCACCGCGCTGGCCCTCATCGCCGCCCGTAGCCGGACCGCCCTGGTCACCGCCCGGCTGTCCGGGTTCGTCCAGCCGTTCGGCTACTTCGTGGCCGCGGCCGGCCCCCTGCTCGTGGGCATCCTCTACGACGTCACCGGCCAGTGGACGGTGATCCTGTGGGCGCTCGTCGCCGCGACCGTGGCCATGGCCATCACCGGCGTCCGGGCCGGGCGCCTGGGGTACATCGACGACGAGCTCGAGGCCTCCGCACGTTAG